The Daucus carota subsp. sativus chromosome 2, DH1 v3.0, whole genome shotgun sequence genome includes a window with the following:
- the LOC108210235 gene encoding aquaporin TIP4-1: MAKIALGSSAEALQPDCFKALVVEFICTFLFVFAGVGSAMATDKLSGNEVVGLFFVAMAHTLVVAVMISAGFKISGGHLNPAVTLGLCVGGHITVVRSILYWIDQCLASVAACALLKYLTGGLNTPVHTLAAGMDSLQGVVMEIVLTFSLLFTVYATLVDPEKGFLYGLGPLLTGFVVGANIMAGGAFSGASMNPARSFGPALVTGIWTDHWVYWVGPLIGGGLAGLVYENFFIVRSYVVISRDDEES; this comes from the exons ATGGCAAAGATTGCATTAGGCAGCAGCGCGGAGGCGCTCCAGCCCGACTGTTTCAAAGCTCTCGTTGTTGAATTTATCTGCACCTTTCTTTTCGTCTTCGCCGGTGTGGGATCGGCCATGGCCACTG ATAAGCTGAGTGGAAATGAGGTGGTGGGACTATTTTTTGTGGCGATGGCGCATACACTAGTGGTGGCTGTCATGATCTCTGCAGGATTTAAAATCTCCGGCGGTCATTTAAACCCCGCCGTCACGCTCGGCCTGTGTGTGGGTGGTCATATCACCGTCGTCCGCTCCATCCTTTACTGGATTGATCAGTGTTTAGCTTCTGTGGCTGCTTGTGCTCTTCTTAAGTATCTTACTGGAGGATTG AATACTCCGGTACACACACTGGCTGCTGGAATGGACAGTCTACAAGGAGTTGTCATGGAGATTGTTTTGACGTTTTCCTTGTTATTCACAGTCTATGCAACTCTTGTGGATCCTGAGAAGGGATTTCTTTATGGTTTAGGCCCTTTACTTACTGGATTTGTGGTGGGGGCCAACATCATGGCTGGTGGGGCTTTCTCCGGGGCTTCCATGAACCCGGCTAGATCATTTGGGCCTGCTCTGGTTACCGGAATATGGACTGATCACTGGGTCTATTGGGTTGGGCCACTCATTGGTGGCGGGCTTGCTGGCCTGGTTTATGAGAACTTTTTCATTGTTAGGTCTTATGTTGTTATTTCAAGGGATGATGAAGAGAGCTAA